The DNA window GATTCTGTTGCAAACAAAGCACTTCCTGCCGTCTTGGCCCCCTTCTGATCCCCATTGCGACACACTTGCGTATCACCGTGACACACTGTTAGCATGCTGCGGATTGCCTGGGTTCTCCTCCTCTCCCTTCCTGTCTTGGCCCAAAGCAATTCCGAAGAAAATTTTAAGCCTTATACCGATTCTCCGCGGCTCCTTTTGCGCCCAGCGCGCCTTCGTTTATTAACGCGAGAACGGGAACGGCAGTCGATTCGATTCCAGCAGTTCGACGGCTACATCGCCAATGGCGCCACCTTCCCCGAAGCGGCTTTCGCCCTCGCACTGGCCAGCCGCATCTCCAATAACCCGCTGCATTGTACAAACGCCTATGCCTGGTTGCTGAAAACCAACAGCACCGATGCCCGCCAGCGCGCGCTTGTCTATGATTGGTGCGCGGCTGCGCTCACGGCGCCGCAACTCACCGTCCTCGGCCAGGCAATTGCCAAGTCCATTCCGCCGGTCACCGATTTCAAGTCTCTGCGAGACCGTGCCTTTCTGGCGCTGGCCATTGCCGATATCGAACCCACTCTCGCGGAATCGACTCTCAAAGCCTCTGTTGCCCACTGGCGCACGCGGATCGGACCCGGGCTTCGCAACCACACGATTTCCATTCCCCAGAGCCAGCTCTATGCCCTTCTCGAGTTTCTGCACGTGATCCGGGACAATCTGGAAATCGATCTTCGCCAGGAAGCGCCACAGTTTTTTCTCGACTTGCCATTGACGCAAATGCTCGGCTATTACCCGGCGCCTTATCCGGGCAATGAGAATGACTTTCGCGTTGCCTTCTTTGAAGGAGATGGGGATCCGGATCTGAAGCTGGCAACGATGCTGCGTTCTGCGGAACTGTCCATTGTTGCGCTGGACAACAACGCGGAACTCGCGCAGTCCCTACAGGGCTGGCTGATGCAGGATCGCTATCTGATGCGGTCTGCGCTGGGGATTCCTTACGAATTCCTGTGGGCGAATCCCTATCAGCCCGGTCTCACCTACCATCACTTACCGAACTCCTTTCACGACACCGCGAATGGCCGGCTCTTCATTCGAAACTCCTGGGAGGAGGACGCGAGGTATCTTTGCTACTCCGGCGGCAAGCTCCAGCTCTTTGAAGATGGCAAGCGCAAGATCCTGAAGCTTGCCTCCAACACCGCACCGATCGAGATGGGCGATGCCACAATTCTGGTGGGCGGAGACCCCTTGCTGAAGCCAATCCGATTCGAGCTACGTGGCTTGGCGCGCGAAGCCTGGTATCTGATCGGACTCAAGCCAAGCACTCTTTTTGATATCGAGGTCGATGATGAACAGCTCGATGAAGCGCGTACGGACTCTGGTGGCATCCTCGGCCTCGACTATACGAAGGCCACTCCCAAGACTCTGGTTCGAGTCTCGCCCGCCCGTTTTTTCAAGGGCACGGAATAGCCAGTGCTGTCGCGCCGCACACTGATCGAAGCTGCCATGCAAATCCAATCGAAGCCACTTCGCTATGAAGTCTGGGACGTCTTTACCGCAAAGCAATTCGGCGGCAATCCTCTCGCTGTCTTCTTTGATACCGATCGCCTCACCGACGCGCAGCGCTTTGGGTTGACTCGTGAGATGAATCATTCCGAGACAACCTTTGTCACGAGCGATTTGAAGGTCCGGATCTTTACTGCGACGCAGGAGTTGCCCTTCGCCGGACACCCGGTTCTGGGGACTGCCTTTGCCTTGCAGCGCCACAAGCCCGCGAAGACCATTCATGTCGTGGTTCCTCAGGGCTCCATCCCGGTCACTTTTGATGGCAATCGCGCCATGATGCTGCAACAGAAACCGGAATTCCGGGAGCACCATGAGGCGTCGATCCTTGCTCCCCTGCTTGGTCTCAAGCCTGAAGACCTGATGCCAAACTTGCCCATTCAGAATGTCTCGACCGGACGTCCCAATCTCATCGTTGTACTCAAGTCGATGGAGTCGATCCAGGCGGCGAAGTGCAATTGGCCGGCACTGCAGGAGTATCTGGCAAAGGGAGATGTCCAGCGGGGAATCTATCTGCTCACTCCGCAGACGATTGATCCGTCGTCTCAGCTCCATGCCCGGAAATTCACCCCCCACCTGGAGGATCCGGCCACAGGCTCTGCGGCGGGTTGTGCCGCTGCCTATGCGGTGAAGTATGGCTTAGTCGCGGCAGAGAAAATAGCTCGGATCGAGCAAGGACATTTTATGAATCGTCCGAGCGAGATTTTGATTGCCGCGAGTAGCAATCTGGAGCATGTGCAAGTCGGTGGGAGCAGCGTTCTGGTTCTTTCTGGAGAAGCCAGAATTTAGTTGGCCGTCTTCCGGGAATCAGTTATCATCGGTGCTACCTCGCGATGAAGCATCTTACTCTCTTGTTCATCCTTTCCTGCTGCGCCGGTTGGGCTCAGCTTCCTGACGCTCCCGGGATCTATCTGGCCAAGGAGTATCAAAGTGCGCATAACGGTGTCACTCATCGCGTGTATCAACAACGATTCCAGGGCATCGAAGTGTATGGTGCAGCCTGGGTTGTGAATCTGGATTCGAATGGCGAAATCCTAAACTCGGCAGGCACCTTCTACCCTGATCCTGGGTCTGTTGCTTTGCCGAGCCAGGCAACTGCTTTTGAGTCAGTGCGCTCCGCGATTCGAGCGGTCAATCCTAAGCTGGCAGAACGTTACGCGCCACTGCTGAGTGCAAAAGCGAGCGCCAAAGGCTTGCGCTTTGCTGCCGCCTCGCTGGGCGAAGATATCGATGCCGAACTGGTCTGGTATCCCATCCGGGGTGCGCTCCAACCCGCATGGAAGTTTTTGATTACCGATGAAGACGGCGTCAACTCCTTTACGACCATTGTCGAGAGTGCGACGAAGATGCTGCTTCACAATCTGCCCAACACGGATTTCTTTCAGGCGAAGGGATTGGTTTTTGAACGGGAGAGCCCGCAGCCCAATCCGACGCCGGGCATTCGTCTCACCGCGGCTCCGCCTTATGTCAACCGGAGTGTGCAGCCTTTCCCCTCCAGTTGGGTCGCCACCAATCAGACGGTTGGAAACAATACAATCACGGGCCAGAATCTTCTTGGCCAGAGTTTCATCACAAACCCGCGAGTAACAAGCTCCACTGGCCTTGATTTCAGCTTTCCTCTCGAACTGGGGTCTGGCGCCGGTGCG is part of the Bryobacter aggregatus MPL3 genome and encodes:
- a CDS encoding PhzF family phenazine biosynthesis protein — protein: MQIQSKPLRYEVWDVFTAKQFGGNPLAVFFDTDRLTDAQRFGLTREMNHSETTFVTSDLKVRIFTATQELPFAGHPVLGTAFALQRHKPAKTIHVVVPQGSIPVTFDGNRAMMLQQKPEFREHHEASILAPLLGLKPEDLMPNLPIQNVSTGRPNLIVVLKSMESIQAAKCNWPALQEYLAKGDVQRGIYLLTPQTIDPSSQLHARKFTPHLEDPATGSAAGCAAAYAVKYGLVAAEKIARIEQGHFMNRPSEILIAASSNLEHVQVGGSSVLVLSGEARI